From Anaerohalosphaera lusitana, one genomic window encodes:
- a CDS encoding PEP-CTERM sorting domain-containing protein: protein MKFKTLTLITFALFATTTASANLITGDGIPLIQYDSFSGLVLVDDDGANVTRIALDFHETTNEDTGLKSSKPQVDSVNSYSVRRVILDWPSLDFLSVLAEMLGFNEPLEAWAHISPDLVPEDFAGARYWVEGSTEEYQTDIHVVPEPATLALLTIGTLTLRRRH from the coding sequence ATGAAATTCAAAACCCTGACCCTCATCACTTTCGCATTATTTGCGACCACAACCGCATCCGCAAACCTCATCACCGGCGACGGCATACCCCTGATACAGTATGATTCTTTTTCAGGCTTGGTACTGGTCGACGATGATGGTGCTAATGTCACAAGAATCGCTTTAGATTTCCATGAAACAACCAATGAAGATACTGGTCTAAAAAGCTCTAAGCCCCAAGTCGACTCAGTTAACTCCTATTCGGTCAGAAGGGTCATATTAGACTGGCCGAGCTTAGACTTCTTGTCAGTACTTGCTGAAATGCTTGGATTTAACGAACCACTCGAAGCATGGGCGCATATTTCCCCGGACCTCGTGCCCGAAGACTTCGCAGGAGCGCGATACTGGGTCGAAGGCTCAACCGAGGAATATCAAACCGACATACACGTAGTCCCCGAACCCGCAACCCTCGCACTCCTCACAATCGGTACATTAACCCTGCGTCGAAGACACTGA